The Halobellus sp. MBLA0158 genome has a window encoding:
- a CDS encoding sugar phosphate nucleotidyltransferase — MKAVVLAAGEGTRLRPLTRTRPKPMLPISNRPLLEHVLEAARDAGIDEFVFVVGYKRERIQSYFGDGDDWGVDIEYAVQETQLGTGHALLQAESAIEGDFIALNGDRIVEPSAISAVMDARRESRDPVMAVTRHPRPENYGVVELDGRTVRSIEEKPPAYTVTTDYINAGVYGLGEAIFDDLRAAEAEGELAVTAVLREYRDGLRAVPFDGLWLDVSYHWDILSVNNRVLDRSGGSDSARDVSSTAAVHERATVVDRTSLGSDVRVRPGATVLPGTSLGDNVEVGSNAVVANAVVFADATIGDGAVVRDCVVGENASIGPNTTVEGGEADVVVGSDIHEDVRLGGVVGDNGSVGGGVTLSPGTVLGNHTTVEAGCDVSGRIETGAIVRRG; from the coding sequence ATGAAGGCAGTCGTACTCGCGGCCGGCGAGGGAACGCGGCTCAGGCCGCTGACCCGGACGCGGCCGAAGCCGATGCTTCCGATCTCGAATCGGCCGCTCCTCGAACACGTCCTGGAGGCCGCCCGCGACGCCGGCATCGACGAGTTCGTCTTCGTCGTCGGCTACAAGCGCGAGCGCATCCAGAGCTACTTCGGCGACGGCGACGACTGGGGCGTCGACATCGAGTACGCCGTCCAGGAGACCCAACTCGGGACCGGCCACGCGCTGTTGCAAGCCGAATCAGCGATCGAGGGGGACTTCATCGCGCTCAACGGCGACCGGATCGTCGAACCGAGCGCGATCTCCGCCGTGATGGACGCGCGGCGTGAGAGCCGCGACCCCGTGATGGCCGTGACGCGACACCCCAGACCCGAAAACTACGGCGTCGTCGAACTCGACGGCCGAACGGTTCGGTCGATCGAGGAGAAACCGCCTGCGTACACGGTCACGACCGATTACATCAACGCAGGCGTCTACGGTCTGGGCGAAGCGATCTTCGACGACCTCCGCGCCGCCGAGGCGGAGGGAGAACTGGCGGTTACGGCGGTGCTCCGCGAATACCGCGACGGGCTCCGGGCCGTGCCCTTCGACGGGCTCTGGCTCGACGTCTCGTACCACTGGGACATCCTTTCGGTGAACAATCGGGTGCTCGATCGATCCGGCGGAAGCGACTCCGCTCGCGATGTGTCGTCGACCGCAGCCGTCCACGAGCGGGCGACGGTCGTCGACCGGACCTCGCTCGGCTCGGACGTCCGCGTCAGACCGGGCGCGACGGTGTTACCGGGGACGTCGCTCGGCGACAACGTAGAGGTCGGATCGAACGCGGTCGTCGCCAACGCGGTCGTGTTCGCGGACGCGACGATCGGCGACGGCGCGGTCGTCCGCGACTGCGTCGTCGGCGAGAACGCTTCAATCGGCCCGAACACGACGGTCGAGGGCGGCGAGGCAGACGTCGTAGTTGGCAGCGACATCCACGAAGACGTCCGGCTCGGCGGCGTCGTCGGCGACAACGGATCCGTCGGCGGCGGCGTCACGCTCTCGCCCGGGACCGTTCTCGGGAATCACACGACGGTCGAAGCAGGGTGCGACGTGAGCGGCCGCATCGAGACCGGCGCGATCGTCCGGAGGGGATAG
- the aglG gene encoding glucosyl-dolichyl phosphate glucuronosyltransferase has protein sequence MRVSVVICAYDPDLYGHLRDAVESVLEQSYDDVEAVVVVDGSETLHRRVRDDYGDVEGVRIHRNETNLGLSRSRNAGIEESTGDVIAFLDDDAVARPDWVEKLVETYERRDAMAAGGRMAPQWVAGEPTFLPPEFYWLVGVTHRGFPEEECEVRNTFGSNISFKREVFEEIGGFESELGRHGDRQIQGEETELSARMHDAFGERVWYNPDAVVEHKVFDFRTDPKWLVTRAFWQGYSKRALDELIDDSGGEEGAFLSQLLFHGLPGYAYGAVVRKSSQAAKRGLFALVLTAAVGFGFLYAVASG, from the coding sequence ATGCGCGTCTCCGTCGTCATCTGTGCGTACGATCCCGATCTCTACGGCCACCTTCGCGACGCGGTCGAGAGCGTGCTTGAGCAGAGCTACGACGACGTCGAGGCAGTCGTCGTCGTCGACGGGAGCGAGACGCTACACCGGCGCGTCCGCGACGACTACGGCGACGTCGAGGGAGTTCGAATCCACCGCAACGAGACGAACCTCGGCCTCTCGCGGAGCCGAAACGCCGGAATCGAAGAGAGCACCGGAGACGTGATCGCGTTTCTCGACGACGACGCAGTCGCTCGACCGGACTGGGTCGAGAAGCTCGTTGAGACCTACGAGCGACGGGACGCGATGGCGGCGGGCGGCCGGATGGCGCCGCAGTGGGTCGCGGGCGAACCGACGTTCCTCCCGCCGGAGTTCTACTGGCTCGTCGGGGTGACACACCGCGGATTCCCCGAAGAGGAGTGCGAGGTCCGGAACACCTTCGGATCGAACATCTCCTTCAAGCGGGAGGTGTTCGAGGAGATCGGCGGCTTCGAGTCCGAGCTCGGCCGCCACGGCGACAGGCAGATCCAGGGCGAGGAGACGGAGCTGTCCGCGCGGATGCACGACGCCTTCGGCGAACGCGTCTGGTACAATCCCGACGCAGTCGTCGAGCACAAAGTATTCGACTTCCGGACAGACCCGAAGTGGCTCGTAACGCGGGCGTTCTGGCAGGGATACTCCAAGCGCGCCCTGGACGAACTCATCGACGATTCGGGCGGCGAAGAGGGTGCCTTCCTCTCCCAGTTGCTGTTTCACGGACTCCCGGGCTACGCGTACGGAGCCGTCGTCCGCAAGTCGAGCCAGGCCGCGAAACGGGGACTGTTCGCACTCGTTCTGACCGCGGCCGTCGGATTCGGATTCCTCTACGCGGTCGCGTCGGGATAG
- the glmS gene encoding glutamine--fructose-6-phosphate transaminase (isomerizing), with translation MCGIIGYVGHDDALPILRKGLSNLEYRGYDSAGIALGGDRLNVYKKKGELSALEAVLPESSTATTGIGHTRWSTHGEPTDANAHPHTDESGDVAVVHNGIIENYDALRAELESRGHEFTSDTDTEVVPHLVEEELASDRDLVDVVSSVVDRLEGNYALGVVVAGRDGIVATRSGNPLVLGVADHGTFLASDVPAFVEHTRQVSYPEEGDIIHLTEDGATTYADGKEVSREVQEVDWDPEAAEKGGYEHYMLKEIHEQPTALRQAISGRIDEMKGQVDLELDLPAEYLNSLEEVQFIACGTSYHAGLYAAKLFEEYADVRASAEIASEYEFTGGRDPWRTLVVAVTQSGETADTLSALKRAKRAGARTLAVTNTLGSTVTREVDDTVFIRAGPEIGVAATKTFCSQVATLALVAVHVSRKRGTISSAEAQELLSDLRGLPGAVQQVLDAEGQVRLAAEEHGDGDAFFFIGRRLGAPVALEGALKLKEISYDHAEGFPAGELKHGPLALVTSETPVLAVLTEGAKARETLNNVKEVESRGAPVIGCASDVVDAEKFVDKVFTVPELGELEPLVANVYFQLFSYYVANQKGRSIDKPRNLAKSVTVE, from the coding sequence ATGTGTGGGATCATCGGCTACGTCGGCCACGACGACGCGCTTCCGATCCTCAGGAAGGGCCTCTCGAATCTCGAATACCGCGGCTACGACTCCGCGGGGATCGCCCTCGGCGGCGATCGCTTGAACGTCTACAAGAAGAAGGGCGAACTGTCAGCGCTGGAGGCAGTTCTCCCCGAGAGCTCGACTGCGACGACCGGGATCGGCCACACGCGCTGGTCGACGCACGGCGAGCCGACCGACGCGAACGCGCACCCGCACACGGACGAGTCAGGCGACGTCGCGGTCGTCCACAACGGGATCATCGAGAACTACGACGCGCTGCGCGCGGAGTTGGAGTCGCGCGGCCACGAGTTCACGAGCGACACCGACACCGAGGTCGTCCCGCACCTCGTCGAGGAGGAACTGGCGTCCGACCGCGATCTCGTCGACGTCGTGTCGAGCGTCGTCGACCGATTGGAGGGTAACTACGCGCTCGGCGTCGTGGTCGCGGGGCGCGACGGCATCGTCGCCACCCGGAGCGGAAATCCGCTGGTCCTCGGGGTCGCCGACCACGGGACGTTCCTCGCGAGCGACGTGCCGGCGTTCGTCGAACACACGCGGCAGGTGAGCTATCCCGAGGAAGGAGACATCATCCACCTCACTGAAGACGGGGCGACGACCTACGCCGACGGGAAAGAGGTCTCCCGGGAGGTACAGGAAGTCGACTGGGACCCCGAAGCGGCCGAAAAGGGCGGCTACGAGCACTACATGCTCAAGGAGATCCACGAGCAGCCCACGGCGCTCCGGCAGGCGATTTCCGGCCGAATCGACGAGATGAAAGGTCAAGTCGATCTGGAACTCGATCTCCCCGCGGAATACCTGAATTCGCTGGAGGAGGTCCAGTTCATCGCCTGCGGGACGTCGTATCACGCGGGGCTCTATGCTGCAAAACTGTTCGAGGAGTACGCCGACGTGCGGGCCTCCGCGGAGATCGCCTCGGAGTACGAGTTTACTGGTGGGCGCGACCCGTGGCGGACGCTCGTCGTGGCCGTGACTCAAAGCGGCGAGACGGCAGACACGCTGTCAGCGCTCAAGCGAGCGAAGCGCGCCGGCGCACGGACCCTCGCAGTGACGAACACGCTGGGAAGCACGGTGACGCGGGAGGTCGACGATACGGTGTTCATCCGCGCCGGCCCGGAGATCGGCGTCGCAGCGACGAAGACGTTCTGTTCACAGGTGGCGACGCTGGCGTTGGTAGCGGTTCACGTGAGTCGAAAGCGAGGGACGATATCTTCGGCCGAGGCTCAGGAGTTGCTGTCGGATCTCCGCGGGCTTCCGGGTGCTGTCCAGCAGGTGCTGGATGCCGAAGGGCAGGTCCGGCTGGCGGCCGAGGAGCACGGCGACGGCGATGCGTTCTTCTTCATCGGACGACGGCTGGGTGCGCCCGTCGCGCTGGAGGGGGCACTGAAACTGAAGGAGATCTCTTACGATCACGCCGAGGGGTTCCCCGCGGGGGAGTTGAAGCACGGACCGCTGGCGCTTGTGACGTCGGAGACGCCCGTGTTGGCCGTGCTGACCGAGGGTGCGAAGGCCCGCGAGACGCTTAATAACGTGAAGGAAGTGGAGTCGCGGGGCGCGCCCGTGATCGGGTGTGCCTCTGACGTGGTCGACGCGGAGAAGTTCGTCGACAAGGTGTTTACGGTTCCGGAGCTAGGGGAACTGGAGCCGCTCGTGGCGAACGTGTACTTCCAGCTGTTCAGTTACTACGTGGCGAACCAGAAGGGGCGGTCGATCGACAAGCCGCGGAATCTGGCGAAGAGTGTGACGGTGGAGTAG
- a CDS encoding NAD-dependent epimerase/dehydratase family protein — protein sequence MLTDRRVAVTGAGGYIGSRVVSELLDAGAEVVAIDDLSGHQVAEFPESEFVECDIRDADRLRRTLSDVDAVCHLAAISGIPDCESDPDRAFEVNVQGTENIAWYCRREEIPLAFASSMAVIGEPVDFPIDAGHPRDPVSLYGLTKKLNEDDIHDLAADAFPAHLFLTANLYGTHEFAGTTVGKETVINIFVRRARESKPLEIHRPGTQTFDFIHVNDVARAYRRSLDTLIESEDAEIGATDIPLASGEQLNVIDVAETVQRVCLEERGYEPEIELVEDPRDSQPTGPDFPVDTATARDRLGFETEYTVEGTVREMLGPN from the coding sequence ATGCTCACCGATCGGCGCGTCGCCGTGACCGGTGCCGGCGGCTACATCGGCTCGCGGGTCGTCTCCGAACTGCTGGACGCCGGCGCCGAGGTCGTCGCGATCGACGACCTGTCGGGCCATCAGGTCGCCGAGTTTCCAGAGTCCGAGTTCGTGGAGTGCGACATCCGCGACGCCGATCGGCTCCGGCGCACGCTCTCGGATGTCGACGCCGTCTGCCATCTGGCGGCGATCAGCGGCATCCCCGACTGTGAGTCCGATCCGGACCGCGCGTTCGAGGTCAACGTCCAAGGGACCGAGAACATCGCGTGGTACTGTCGAAGGGAGGAGATTCCGCTGGCGTTTGCGTCGAGTATGGCCGTTATCGGCGAACCGGTCGACTTTCCGATCGATGCGGGGCATCCCCGTGATCCCGTGAGCCTCTACGGACTGACGAAGAAACTGAACGAGGACGATATTCACGACCTCGCTGCCGACGCCTTCCCGGCTCATCTCTTTCTCACGGCCAACCTCTACGGGACCCACGAGTTCGCGGGGACCACGGTCGGCAAGGAGACGGTGATCAACATCTTCGTCCGTCGGGCGCGGGAGTCGAAGCCATTGGAAATCCACCGTCCCGGAACACAGACGTTCGATTTCATCCACGTGAACGACGTCGCCCGCGCGTATCGCCGCTCGTTGGACACACTGATTGAAAGCGAGGATGCCGAAATTGGAGCGACCGACATCCCACTCGCGAGCGGCGAGCAGTTGAACGTCATCGACGTGGCCGAGACCGTCCAGCGCGTCTGTCTGGAAGAGCGCGGCTACGAACCGGAGATCGAACTCGTCGAGGATCCCCGAGACAGCCAGCCCACGGGACCGGATTTCCCCGTCGACACGGCGACCGCACGCGATCGGCTCGGATTCGAGACGGAGTACACGGTCGAAGGGACAGTTCGAGAGATGCTCGGACCGAATTGA